A single Streptomyces sannanensis DNA region contains:
- a CDS encoding pirin family protein: MISVRRSSDRYRGGDPAAGIETLHALSFGRFYDPDNVRFGAVLACNEERLAPGAGFDEHPHSHTEIVTWVVEGELTHRDSAGHTTAVRPGDVQRLSSAAGVRHEERNDGTEPLVFVQMWLAPKEPGGEPSYDLVRGIADATPYALPAAGAMLHIRRLARGERSAVPDAAYVYAHVVHGEVALGEDVLGPGDSARIIAAGDLELLAASPAEVLLWEMSG; the protein is encoded by the coding sequence GTGATCAGCGTACGGCGCTCATCGGACCGCTACCGCGGCGGCGACCCGGCCGCCGGGATCGAAACCCTGCACGCCCTGTCCTTCGGACGCTTCTACGACCCGGACAACGTCCGCTTCGGCGCGGTGCTCGCCTGCAACGAGGAACGGCTGGCCCCCGGGGCCGGGTTCGACGAGCATCCGCACAGCCACACCGAGATCGTCACCTGGGTCGTCGAGGGCGAACTCACCCACCGCGACTCGGCGGGCCACACCACGGCCGTACGTCCCGGTGACGTCCAGCGCCTCAGCTCCGCCGCCGGGGTGCGCCACGAGGAACGCAACGACGGCACCGAGCCGCTGGTTTTCGTCCAGATGTGGCTGGCCCCGAAGGAGCCGGGCGGCGAACCCTCCTACGACCTGGTCCGCGGCATCGCCGACGCCACGCCCTACGCCCTCCCCGCGGCCGGCGCGATGCTGCACATCCGCCGCCTCGCGAGGGGCGAACGCTCCGCGGTGCCGGACGCCGCGTACGTGTACGCCCATGTCGTTCACGGGGAGGTGGCGCTGGGCGAGGACGTGCTCGGCCCCGGCGACTCGGCGCGGATCATCGCCGCCGGGGACCTGGAGCTGCTGGCCGCCTCCCCGGCCGAGGTGCTGCTGTGGGAGATGTCAGGCTGA
- a CDS encoding helix-turn-helix domain-containing protein, protein MRQSCPVTEPAANHAHPHAATLRRLEQSSGRLAANAIARMDETLPWYRAMPPENRSWIGLVAQAGIAAFTEWFRRPDAPQAISTDVFGTAPRELTRAITLRQTVEMVRTTIEVMESAIEEVAAPGDESVLREALLVYAREIAFATAQVYAQAAEARGAWDARLESLVVNAVLSGEADEGAVSRAAALGWNSPEHVCVVLGTAPEGDSELTVEAIRRASRAAKLQVLTGVLGDRLVVIAGGSDNPLHVAKALIGPFAAGPVVAGPVVPDLQTATRSAQAAAAGLKACTAWQDAPRPVLSDDLLPERAIAGDPAAREQLVEEIYRPLEEAGSALLETLSVYLEQASSLEGAARMLFVHPNTVRYRLRRVTDVTGWSPSDVRSAFTLRIALILGRLVDGDPQI, encoded by the coding sequence ATGAGGCAGTCTTGTCCCGTGACTGAACCAGCAGCGAATCACGCCCACCCGCACGCCGCGACCCTGCGCCGGCTGGAACAGTCCTCCGGCCGGCTCGCCGCGAACGCCATCGCGCGCATGGACGAGACGCTGCCGTGGTACCGCGCGATGCCCCCGGAGAACCGGTCGTGGATCGGCCTGGTGGCCCAGGCGGGTATCGCCGCCTTCACCGAGTGGTTCCGGCGTCCGGACGCCCCGCAGGCGATCTCCACCGATGTCTTCGGCACCGCGCCGCGGGAACTGACCCGGGCGATCACGCTGCGGCAGACCGTGGAGATGGTGCGTACCACCATCGAGGTCATGGAGTCCGCGATCGAGGAGGTCGCGGCGCCCGGCGACGAATCTGTGCTGCGCGAGGCGCTGCTGGTCTACGCCCGGGAGATCGCCTTCGCCACGGCCCAGGTGTACGCACAGGCCGCCGAGGCGCGCGGGGCATGGGATGCCCGGCTGGAGTCCCTGGTGGTGAACGCCGTGCTGTCCGGCGAGGCGGACGAGGGCGCGGTCTCCCGGGCCGCCGCGCTCGGCTGGAACTCGCCGGAGCACGTGTGCGTGGTGCTCGGCACCGCCCCGGAGGGGGACAGCGAGCTGACCGTGGAGGCGATCCGCCGGGCGTCCCGGGCCGCCAAGCTCCAGGTGCTCACCGGGGTGCTGGGCGACCGGCTGGTGGTGATCGCGGGCGGCAGCGACAACCCGCTGCATGTGGCGAAGGCACTGATCGGGCCGTTCGCCGCGGGCCCCGTGGTCGCCGGACCCGTGGTGCCGGACCTGCAGACGGCGACCAGGTCGGCGCAGGCCGCGGCGGCCGGACTGAAGGCCTGTACGGCCTGGCAGGACGCCCCACGCCCGGTCCTCTCGGACGATCTCCTGCCCGAGCGTGCGATCGCCGGAGACCCGGCGGCCCGCGAACAGTTGGTGGAGGAGATCTACAGACCGCTGGAGGAGGCGGGCTCGGCGCTGCTGGAGACACTGAGCGTCTATCTGGAGCAGGCGAGCAGTCTCGAGGGGGCCGCACGGATGCTGTTCGTGCACCCCAACACCGTGCGGTACCGGCTCCGACGTGTGACAGATGTCACCGGCTGGTCACCCTCCGATGTTCGCTCGGCGTTCACTCTGCGGATCGCGCTGATCCTGGGGCGTCTGGTCGACGGAGATCCACAGATCTAG
- a CDS encoding ACP S-malonyltransferase, with protein sequence MLVLVAPGQGAQTPGFLTPWLDLPGAADRLAAWSEVIGLDLVHYGTKADEGEIRDTAVAQPLLVAAGLLSAAALGDVTPGVVAGHSVGEITAAAYAGVLTEEAALAFVRRRGLGMADAAAVTETGMSALLGGDPDIVLLHLEKLGLTPANVNGAGQIVAAGTAEQLAALAEDKPEGARRVVPLKVAGAFHTHHMAPAVAGLAEYAKGLAPADPRLTFVSNADGKPVTSGSEVLSRLVSQVSNPVRWDLCMETFGELGATAVIELCPGGTLTGLAKRALPGVRTLALKTPDDLDAARTLAMTDAAEATGSISPSAE encoded by the coding sequence GTGCTCGTACTCGTCGCTCCCGGCCAAGGCGCCCAGACGCCCGGCTTCCTGACTCCCTGGCTCGACCTTCCCGGCGCCGCCGACCGGCTCGCCGCATGGTCCGAGGTCATCGGGCTCGACCTCGTCCACTACGGCACCAAGGCCGATGAGGGCGAGATCCGCGACACCGCAGTGGCCCAGCCGCTGCTGGTCGCCGCGGGCCTGCTGTCCGCGGCCGCACTGGGTGATGTGACACCCGGCGTGGTCGCCGGCCACAGCGTCGGCGAGATCACCGCGGCTGCCTACGCCGGGGTGCTCACCGAGGAGGCCGCCCTGGCGTTCGTACGCAGGCGTGGACTCGGCATGGCCGACGCGGCCGCCGTCACCGAGACCGGTATGTCGGCGCTGCTCGGCGGTGATCCGGACATCGTCCTGCTGCACCTGGAGAAGCTCGGGCTGACCCCGGCGAACGTGAACGGCGCCGGCCAGATCGTGGCCGCCGGCACCGCCGAGCAGCTCGCCGCGCTGGCCGAGGACAAGCCCGAGGGCGCCCGGCGCGTGGTTCCGCTGAAGGTGGCCGGCGCCTTCCACACACACCACATGGCCCCCGCGGTGGCCGGTCTCGCCGAGTACGCCAAGGGCCTTGCCCCTGCCGACCCCCGGCTGACGTTCGTCTCGAACGCGGACGGCAAGCCCGTGACTTCCGGCTCCGAGGTGCTCTCCCGCCTGGTGAGTCAAGTCTCCAACCCGGTCCGCTGGGACCTGTGCATGGAGACCTTCGGAGAGCTCGGCGCCACCGCCGTGATCGAGCTCTGCCCCGGAGGTACGCTGACAGGTCTGGCCAAGCGCGCCCTTCCCGGAGTGCGGACGCTGGCGCTGAAGACCCCGGACGACCTCGACGCGGCCCGCACGCTGGCCATGACTGATGCCGCTGAGGCGACGGGCTCGATCTCGCCCTCAGCCGAATAG